The Flavobacterium commune genome contains a region encoding:
- a CDS encoding AAA family ATPase: MKIENINTLGELKASAYKTKTIKDELRNNLREKIKLGILTFEGVHGFENTVIPELERAILSRHNINLLGLRGQAKTRLARKMVELLDEYIPYVSGSEINDDPFNPISRFAKNLIAEKGDETPISWLHRSERFFEKLATPDVTVADLIGDVDPIKAANLKLSYADDRVIHFGMIPRANRCIFVINELPDLQARIQVALFNILQEGDIQIRGFKVRMPLDMQFVFTANPEDYTNRGSIVTPLKDRIGSQILTHYPENLKIARKITEQEAKLDATQNDTVYVPSLAKDLLEQISFEARESEFIDHKSGVSARMSITAYENLLSTAERRALKAGVDKTTLRLSDFMGIIPSITGKVELVYEGEQEGAAAVAESLIASAVRTIFPVYFPKIEKLEKPNDKTPYSDLIEWFFAESGFELLDDCSDAEYQNILGAIVPLEILLKEYQADLAKEDKFFMKEFILWGLVEYRKLSKDRVAEGYQFKDIYGSYISKL, encoded by the coding sequence ATGAAAATAGAAAACATAAATACCTTAGGCGAATTAAAAGCATCGGCTTATAAAACTAAAACCATAAAAGACGAATTGCGAAACAATTTACGGGAAAAAATAAAATTGGGAATTCTAACATTTGAAGGCGTTCATGGTTTTGAAAACACCGTAATTCCTGAGTTGGAAAGAGCTATTCTTTCGCGACATAATATCAATTTATTAGGGCTTCGTGGTCAGGCGAAAACCAGATTGGCTCGAAAAATGGTCGAATTACTTGATGAGTATATTCCGTATGTGAGTGGTTCTGAAATAAATGATGATCCATTCAATCCTATTTCTCGTTTTGCTAAAAATTTAATCGCTGAAAAAGGCGATGAAACTCCCATTTCCTGGTTGCACAGAAGTGAACGCTTTTTTGAAAAACTGGCCACTCCCGATGTAACTGTTGCGGATTTAATAGGTGATGTAGATCCTATAAAAGCAGCGAACCTGAAATTATCTTATGCCGATGATCGTGTGATTCATTTCGGGATGATTCCACGTGCCAATCGTTGTATTTTTGTGATAAACGAATTACCCGATTTGCAAGCCCGAATTCAGGTTGCTTTGTTTAATATTTTGCAGGAAGGCGATATTCAAATTCGTGGATTTAAAGTGCGAATGCCACTCGATATGCAATTTGTATTTACCGCAAATCCCGAAGATTATACCAATCGAGGAAGTATTGTAACGCCATTGAAAGACAGGATAGGTTCTCAAATTTTAACGCATTATCCTGAAAATCTAAAGATTGCCAGAAAGATTACCGAGCAGGAAGCCAAATTAGATGCGACTCAAAACGATACGGTTTATGTTCCGTCATTAGCCAAAGATTTATTGGAACAAATTAGTTTTGAAGCCAGAGAAAGTGAATTTATCGACCATAAAAGTGGGGTGAGTGCCAGAATGAGCATTACGGCTTATGAGAATTTACTAAGTACTGCCGAACGACGTGCTTTAAAAGCGGGTGTTGATAAAACTACTTTGCGATTATCTGATTTTATGGGAATTATTCCTTCCATAACTGGGAAAGTAGAATTGGTTTACGAAGGAGAGCAGGAGGGAGCGGCTGCAGTTGCTGAAAGTTTAATAGCTTCGGCGGTGCGTACTATTTTTCCAGTTTATTTTCCTAAAATTGAAAAGTTAGAAAAACCAAATGATAAAACGCCTTATTCAGATTTAATAGAATGGTTTTTTGCCGAAAGTGGTTTTGAATTATTGGATGATTGTTCTGATGCCGAATACCAAAATATTTTAGGGGCTATTGTGCCATTAGAAATCTTACTTAAAGAATATCAGGCTGATTTAGCAAAAGAAGATAAGTTTTTTATGAAAGAATTCATTCTTTGGGGCTTAGTTGAATATAGAAAATTAAGTAAAGATCGCGTTGCTGAAGGCTATCAGTTTAAGGATATTTACGGAAGTTATATTAGTAAATTGTAA
- a CDS encoding amidohydrolase family protein, which translates to MIIDSHQHFWIYEAEKHAWIDDDMKVIRKNFLPEDLKLVYQANGVDGCVAVQADQTLAETDFLLDLAEKNNFIKGIVGWVDLRASDIDTVLKHYSAFSKLRGFRHVVQGEADHNFMLRPDFLNGIAALEKYNFTYDILIFPHQLGAALELVRRFPNQKFVIDHIAKPYIKDGFYDGWATLMKAIGEYPNVYCKLSGMTTEADYNNWTPEQIEPYMQLVLDTFGANRILFGSDWPVCLVAGNYTKTKELVTNFIAKLNSEEQAAIMGGNAMQFYNL; encoded by the coding sequence ATGATAATCGATTCGCATCAGCATTTTTGGATCTACGAAGCGGAAAAACACGCTTGGATAGACGATGACATGAAAGTCATTCGAAAGAATTTCCTGCCTGAAGATTTAAAATTAGTTTATCAAGCTAATGGTGTCGATGGTTGTGTGGCTGTGCAAGCAGATCAAACATTGGCAGAAACAGATTTTCTTTTGGATTTAGCCGAAAAAAACAACTTTATCAAAGGAATTGTAGGCTGGGTTGATTTAAGAGCTTCTGATATTGACACTGTTTTAAAACATTACAGCGCATTTTCAAAACTAAGAGGATTTAGACATGTGGTTCAAGGCGAAGCCGATCATAATTTTATGTTGCGCCCTGATTTCCTGAACGGAATTGCTGCATTAGAAAAATACAATTTCACTTATGACATTCTTATTTTTCCACATCAGTTAGGAGCAGCATTAGAATTAGTACGCCGTTTTCCAAATCAGAAATTTGTCATCGATCATATTGCAAAACCATATATAAAAGACGGATTTTATGATGGTTGGGCAACTTTAATGAAAGCGATTGGTGAATACCCAAATGTGTATTGCAAACTATCCGGAATGACCACCGAAGCCGATTATAACAACTGGACTCCAGAGCAAATAGAACCTTATATGCAATTGGTTTTAGACACTTTTGGTGCAAACCGAATCCTTTTTGGTTCCGATTGGCCGGTGTGTTTAGTGGCGGGAAATTACACAAAAACAAAAGAATTAGTAACCAATTTCATTGCGAAATTAAACTCCGAAGAGCAAGCTGCTATTATGGGTGGCAACGCAATGCAATTTTATAACTTATAA
- a CDS encoding vWA domain-containing protein, translating to MEKSNKKGFYFKQYQAPNQSPFDKLFEIFKELITHTSGDFDEAIDWLRELDKEYKLTDERYTIDDFIEDLKKKGYLKEELKDDGTSGLGITAKTERAIRQQALDQIFGKLKRSGNGNHKTKYAGNGDEHTGEFREFHFGDSLERISLTESLRNAQINNGVDNFMLTENDLVVEDTRFKAQMSTVLMIDISHSMILYGEDRITPAKKVAMALAELITTRYPKDTLDILVFGNDAWPIAIKDLPYLKVGPFHTNTVAGLQLAMDLLRRKRNTNKQIFMITDGKPSCVRERDGSYYMNSNGLDEYIVDKCYTQAQQARKLHIPITTFMIASDPYLQKFVNKFTEANQGKAFYTGLKGLGEMIFEDYEMNRKKRLK from the coding sequence ATGGAAAAGAGCAATAAAAAAGGATTCTATTTTAAACAGTATCAGGCTCCTAATCAATCTCCATTTGACAAACTTTTTGAGATATTCAAAGAGTTAATCACGCATACTTCGGGAGATTTTGATGAAGCTATTGATTGGTTGCGCGAATTAGACAAGGAATACAAACTGACTGATGAACGCTATACGATTGATGACTTTATTGAAGATTTAAAGAAAAAAGGCTACCTCAAAGAAGAATTAAAAGACGATGGAACTTCGGGGCTTGGCATTACTGCAAAAACTGAAAGAGCGATTCGGCAACAAGCCTTAGACCAGATATTTGGTAAATTAAAACGTTCCGGAAACGGCAATCACAAAACAAAATACGCCGGAAACGGCGATGAACATACGGGTGAATTCAGAGAGTTTCATTTTGGTGACAGCCTGGAACGAATTTCATTGACAGAAAGCTTGCGGAATGCCCAAATTAATAATGGCGTGGATAACTTCATGCTAACCGAAAATGATTTGGTTGTTGAGGATACAAGGTTCAAAGCCCAAATGAGTACCGTTTTGATGATTGATATTAGTCACAGTATGATTTTGTACGGCGAAGACCGTATTACGCCTGCCAAGAAAGTAGCTATGGCATTGGCTGAATTAATTACTACCCGATACCCAAAAGATACTTTAGATATTTTGGTTTTTGGAAATGATGCCTGGCCAATTGCGATCAAAGATTTACCTTATTTAAAAGTAGGGCCATTTCATACTAATACTGTTGCTGGTTTGCAATTGGCAATGGATTTACTTCGAAGAAAGCGAAATACCAACAAACAAATTTTCATGATTACCGATGGAAAACCGAGTTGTGTAAGAGAACGTGATGGTTCGTATTACATGAACAGCAACGGGCTTGATGAATATATTGTTGATAAATGCTATACTCAGGCGCAACAGGCCAGAAAACTGCACATTCCAATCACCACTTTCATGATTGCCAGCGATCCGTATTTGCAAAAATTTGTCAATAAATTTACCGAAGCCAATCAGGGAAAAGCTTTTTACACAGGCTTAAAAGGTTTAGGCGAAATGATTTTTGAAGATTATGAAATGAATCGTAAAAAGAGATTAAAGTAG
- a CDS encoding YchJ family protein — MSLCYCNSQKLFKDCCEPYIKGLEKAPTAEALMRSRYSAYATHQADYLVKTTHVSQRSLHSKEDILLWATSNQWQKLEVLKSTPTTVEFKAYYLDQNKKTHIHHEFSTFVQEDGIWYYVDGEYY, encoded by the coding sequence ATGAGTCTCTGTTATTGTAATTCTCAAAAATTATTTAAAGATTGTTGCGAACCTTATATCAAAGGATTAGAAAAGGCACCAACAGCCGAAGCTTTGATGCGCTCCCGTTATAGTGCTTATGCAACCCATCAGGCCGATTATTTAGTAAAAACTACACATGTATCCCAGAGAAGTCTTCATTCTAAAGAAGATATTTTGCTTTGGGCTACTTCTAATCAATGGCAAAAATTAGAAGTGCTAAAATCCACGCCAACTACAGTAGAATTTAAAGCGTATTATTTAGATCAAAATAAAAAAACGCATATTCATCATGAATTTTCCACTTTTGTCCAGGAAGATGGTATTTGGTATTATGTTGATGGTGAATATTATTGA
- a CDS encoding 2OG-Fe(II) oxygenase: MEKNFEALIASYIENKVGISEHFLTYELANNLKQNLYSLNEQSLLKEAGTGNSESIAYDSTVRSDSIYWLDKKHNNAFENEFFKHIEDFIRYLNQSCYTGITGYEFHYSLYKKGDFYLKHLDQFQNNSSRKFSMISYLNSNWQTADGGELLIHQDNNNQKISPTQGKTVFFKSDELLHEVLLTQNTRMSITGWLKCD, encoded by the coding sequence ATGGAAAAAAACTTTGAGGCTTTAATAGCTTCGTATATTGAAAACAAAGTAGGCATATCAGAACACTTTTTAACTTATGAATTAGCCAATAATTTAAAACAAAATCTATATTCCTTAAACGAGCAAAGTCTGTTGAAAGAGGCTGGAACAGGAAATTCTGAAAGTATTGCTTATGATAGCACTGTTCGTAGCGATTCAATTTATTGGTTGGATAAAAAGCATAATAATGCGTTCGAAAATGAATTCTTCAAACATATTGAGGATTTTATTCGTTATCTGAATCAAAGCTGTTATACTGGAATTACGGGATATGAGTTTCATTATTCCTTATATAAAAAAGGCGATTTTTACCTGAAACACTTAGATCAATTTCAAAATAATTCAAGTAGAAAATTCTCGATGATTAGTTATTTAAACAGCAATTGGCAAACTGCGGATGGCGGAGAATTGCTGATTCATCAGGATAATAATAATCAAAAAATAAGTCCAACACAGGGAAAAACCGTTTTCTTTAAAAGTGATGAGTTACTTCACGAAGTTTTACTTACTCAAAATACCAGAATGAGTATTACGGGTTGGTTAAAATGTGATTAA
- a CDS encoding zinc-binding alcohol dehydrogenase family protein, protein MKYIVCEKPGEFILKEKEAPVRKENEALLQINKVGICGTDLHAYGGNQAFFSYPRILGHELASTVLEIGDNSRGIKAGDNVVIMPYVSCGTCIACRNGKTNCCTNIKVLGVHTDGGMQEQITVPTSILLPANNLSDDQMAIVEPLAIGAHAIRRAAIVPGETVAVVGCGPIGIGIMKLAQIAGAKVIAIDMNEQRLAYAKEKIGVDYTVKAGENTVEEITKITNGDLCTAVFDASGHKGALETCPNYMSHGGRFVLVGLSKGELTYSHPAIHAKEMTLMCSRNATTEDFEHVISILDQFPTESYISHNVPYTEMIANFDSWLNPATGVIKATVDFKLK, encoded by the coding sequence ATGAAATACATTGTTTGCGAAAAACCAGGTGAATTTATCTTAAAAGAAAAAGAAGCACCTGTAAGAAAAGAAAATGAAGCCTTATTACAAATCAACAAAGTAGGAATCTGCGGAACCGATTTACACGCTTATGGCGGAAACCAGGCTTTTTTTAGCTACCCTAGAATCTTAGGACACGAATTGGCTTCAACAGTACTTGAAATTGGAGACAATTCCAGAGGAATCAAAGCTGGAGATAATGTTGTAATCATGCCTTATGTAAGTTGTGGAACTTGTATTGCGTGTAGAAACGGAAAAACCAACTGTTGTACCAATATCAAAGTGTTGGGTGTTCACACTGATGGTGGAATGCAGGAACAAATTACAGTCCCTACCTCTATCCTTTTGCCAGCAAATAATTTATCTGACGACCAAATGGCTATTGTAGAACCTTTGGCAATTGGTGCGCACGCTATTCGTAGAGCGGCAATTGTTCCAGGAGAAACTGTTGCTGTAGTGGGTTGTGGACCTATTGGAATTGGGATTATGAAACTGGCTCAAATTGCCGGTGCCAAAGTAATCGCTATTGATATGAATGAGCAGCGTTTGGCTTACGCCAAAGAAAAAATCGGTGTGGATTATACGGTAAAAGCAGGCGAAAATACGGTTGAAGAAATCACTAAAATCACCAATGGCGATTTATGTACAGCTGTTTTTGATGCTTCAGGACACAAAGGAGCTTTGGAAACTTGCCCAAATTACATGTCTCACGGTGGTCGTTTTGTGCTTGTTGGTTTATCCAAAGGAGAATTGACTTATAGCCATCCAGCGATTCACGCCAAAGAAATGACTTTGATGTGCAGCCGAAATGCTACTACCGAAGATTTTGAACACGTAATCAGTATTTTAGACCAATTCCCAACAGAATCGTACATTAGCCATAATGTTCCTTATACCGAAATGATTGCCAATTTTGATAGCTGGTTAAATCCTGCAACAGGCGTAATTAAAGCTACTGTAGATTTTAAATTAAAATAG
- a CDS encoding SDR family oxidoreductase — MDLGLKGKVVVITGAAGLKGSIGETILQHLAAEGAIPAVIDRNDRGFAYIEEIQKQGIDGLFCKTDVTNPNEIEASIAKIVAKYGRIDALINNVGVNDGAGLDASYEEFMDSLKLNMVSYFVTVKSALPYLKESKGPILNIGSKVGLTGQGGTSGYAAAKGGVLGLTREWAVDLIKHSIRVNAIIIAESWTPAYDTWIKTLENGEEKLKSIVKKIPLENRMTTPDEIADTCLFTISERSSHTTGQFIFCDGGYVHLDRSLLTE, encoded by the coding sequence ATGGATTTAGGATTAAAAGGAAAAGTAGTCGTAATTACTGGTGCGGCTGGACTTAAAGGAAGTATTGGAGAGACTATTTTGCAACACCTGGCTGCCGAAGGTGCCATTCCAGCGGTAATTGATAGAAACGATAGAGGTTTTGCTTATATTGAAGAAATTCAAAAACAAGGAATTGACGGTTTATTTTGTAAAACAGATGTAACTAATCCTAACGAAATTGAAGCTTCAATTGCTAAGATTGTGGCAAAATATGGTCGTATTGATGCCTTAATTAATAATGTTGGTGTTAATGACGGTGCAGGATTAGACGCTTCTTACGAAGAATTTATGGATTCTTTGAAACTGAATATGGTAAGCTACTTTGTAACTGTAAAAAGTGCACTTCCTTACTTAAAAGAATCTAAAGGTCCAATTTTGAACATTGGTTCGAAAGTTGGATTAACAGGTCAGGGAGGAACTTCAGGTTATGCTGCTGCCAAAGGCGGTGTTTTAGGATTAACCCGCGAATGGGCGGTGGATTTAATTAAACATTCGATAAGAGTAAATGCGATTATCATTGCCGAAAGCTGGACTCCTGCTTATGATACCTGGATTAAAACATTGGAAAACGGAGAAGAAAAATTAAAATCTATCGTCAAAAAAATTCCTTTGGAAAACAGAATGACAACTCCGGACGAAATTGCAGATACATGTTTGTTTACCATTTCTGAAAGATCATCACATACTACGGGACAATTCATCTTTTGTGATGGAGGTTACGTTCACTTAGACCGTTCGTTATTAACGGAATAA